A genomic window from Deltaproteobacteria bacterium includes:
- a CDS encoding FAD-dependent oxidoreductase, translating into MSRSLPPERVLIVGAGLSGLVAAHRLAAAGRSVLVLEASAGIGGKHATETLAGIACERWPSFLPRAARAYTELEAELGFGSAIARIPLSRVGWLRGDHVITGSTRACEWMRRSPLAAPRLRRLSLLSSWLGSEIDPEAPERSTRLDDRSIADFCRVYLGRRALDAFLAPLFATAFGSDAAQTSRELLFALLDGRAEIGLDLVPGAAALVDALAARAPEIRTGARVAAIDTDGRGARLESGERLAADAVLLAVGSDEAMRLLPDASPAERAAAGKLEAGSGLALALATRPGVELPARVLCVPERAGGELAGVIDATPADARGLRLLHLVARPSLFARHGHRPDDEIAHFLIESAARLVPGLSGAIEARRLHRLPRALPAFSVGHYRALEVLRESMRNRPGRRVALAGDWLVAPHLEGELASGLRAAAEPGALSPRA; encoded by the coding sequence ATGTCTCGCTCACTCCCGCCTGAGCGGGTGCTGATCGTCGGCGCCGGGCTCTCGGGCCTGGTCGCCGCGCACCGACTCGCCGCAGCCGGCCGAAGCGTGCTCGTGCTCGAGGCGAGCGCGGGCATCGGCGGCAAGCACGCCACGGAGACTCTCGCGGGCATCGCCTGCGAGCGCTGGCCGTCGTTCCTGCCGCGGGCGGCGCGCGCGTACACGGAGCTCGAAGCCGAGCTCGGCTTCGGCTCCGCGATCGCGCGCATCCCGCTCTCGCGCGTCGGCTGGCTTCGCGGCGATCACGTGATCACCGGATCGACGCGAGCGTGCGAATGGATGCGGCGCTCGCCGCTTGCGGCGCCGCGTCTGCGGCGGCTCTCGCTCCTTTCGAGCTGGCTCGGCTCCGAGATCGACCCGGAAGCGCCGGAGCGGTCGACCCGGCTCGACGACCGCAGCATCGCCGACTTCTGTCGCGTGTACCTGGGCCGGCGCGCGCTCGACGCGTTCCTCGCGCCGCTCTTCGCGACGGCGTTCGGCAGCGATGCCGCGCAGACGAGTCGCGAGCTGCTCTTCGCGCTGCTCGACGGGCGCGCGGAGATCGGCCTCGATCTGGTCCCGGGCGCGGCGGCCCTGGTCGACGCGCTCGCGGCTCGCGCGCCCGAGATCCGCACCGGCGCGCGCGTCGCCGCGATCGACACCGACGGCCGAGGTGCTCGGCTCGAGAGCGGCGAACGACTGGCGGCGGACGCGGTTCTGCTCGCCGTCGGCTCGGACGAGGCGATGCGCCTGCTGCCCGACGCATCGCCCGCGGAGCGTGCGGCGGCCGGGAAGCTCGAGGCCGGATCGGGCCTCGCGCTCGCGCTGGCGACACGACCCGGTGTCGAGCTTCCGGCTCGCGTGCTGTGCGTTCCGGAGCGCGCGGGCGGCGAGCTCGCCGGCGTGATCGACGCGACGCCCGCGGACGCGCGCGGGCTCCGGCTCCTGCACCTGGTCGCGCGGCCGAGCCTCTTCGCGCGGCACGGCCACCGGCCCGACGACGAGATCGCGCACTTCCTGATCGAATCCGCGGCGCGGCTGGTTCCCGGCCTTTCCGGCGCGATCGAAGCTCGTCGGCTGCACCGGCTGCCGCGCGCGCTCCCGGCGTTCTCCGTCGGCCACTACCGCGCGCTCGAAGTGCTGCGCGAATCGATGCGAAATCGGCCCGGGCGCCGCGTGGCTCTCGCCGGAGACTGGCTCGTGGCGCCGCACCTCGAGGGCGAGCTCGCGTCGGGACTGCGCGCGGCCGCCGAGCCAGGCGCGCTCAGTCCGCGAGCGTAG